The following are encoded in a window of Drosophila simulans strain w501 chromosome 3L, Prin_Dsim_3.1, whole genome shotgun sequence genomic DNA:
- the LOC6738714 gene encoding trafficking protein particle complex subunit 8, producing MLHLTGQSYNARDIIRNIFSPLIGVLSSPQADEICHRNNLSFVELLQPFAKLPNDAHFRDVSGTSVSVRGLRLNFCDVDWRPPQTILARKMLNESLTNAHNDKTRLATIAGIDLELPTSEPWFEQWRETFLTVQFPADHEFTRHLLSCLLVLSSADPQIVETAHKLGQRVQQMQSITPQKLPKWFHPTEVLNSYVVLHEASQGDLSKAQQGFELLKSTFGDSKCFLVSINSLDSQGAAEVPDHWATFIKRQPKSDANLPSTDLSAPKSPQEAVSVISMPAMQMSQLLEGVSAQESDLAMLHPLSPMQESATEAINSKFSISSESIASQTINPNVWGNELEPDAPHGGCLTSRDIDNLRHFVQDYAVRALIPYIEHLVAILAEGVTNKKGVSKSLLSATKRWFVTSKPGAGANNQNAVIYTNESAELQTRKLGDLYFMFGHYNLAFQSYHQAKRDFNADSAWQYYAGALEMAALSAFMLGTAQRKTYDYMEDAIVCYLTVCKLQQFATRATLLSMECLKTARLYSEVAKQLIRMTNEESDLRSALLLEQAAYCFLVTQPPMHRKYAFHIVLAGNRYSRAGQRKHAYRCYRQAYQVFQKREWSLAEDHIQYTVAKQAYMLKQLEEASRSFAHLLRPGSLQSAQQQTSFLKEYIQTQNELVKRSPELGLLPHALPQVVQSSVRVLTLVQSPSAVAPHVPATNIDINSNLTADEPIWNKIEEMLVITAANNKPFVFKPSRYLYTKQQPALETPVAVQGEPIELAVTLSNSVRCGIALSEIDLLWKLTLDNDEVLSNACTYEESSDSANKIAVGAAIKTSCVASIKLAEQAEETLHFKLTPKLTGRLSILGIVCRVAAGADPAASLLGTLQFETQKIRPHNAKQSSQTVLDNRLTIKLVPQLPAMNVSFTPVPSRLLAGEIVPVHVTLRNLGIAPIEEIYLGCDNPRCVSLLDQHSQMPLAMMSSLRNLSNDKLVKDKEIRGQRVYRLLNRPGLAALDAQQVQTISLWVQAPHQAGPFTLRLLFYYSLPTVANSPIKYRLVRHIWQLQVESCLQADSTCVVSNAVTNELGLDVNVRNQHAVEGTEVYINSISLYSKEFKLNPDKLYIMNSMGVSPGQAGAQCLKSSICCNFQCRLLEKETQEEYKDIPSIKTLLHSRLSHLKILPAQHAQQVEQHMPPIHDPHSFLTNEETVYFNTNISSEEFNASVADYVPHATLVLSWSALVAREEGQRLACGLHFIKLYKLFETGHCPAAPTASFLRRRHSSDDTLDNRREFPLPEGALNNEDAWQPLADADEEDYWEPNENYVGQRCLLEDESFVMAVKA from the exons ATGCTGCACCTGACGGGCCAGAGCTACAATGCCCGCGACATCATCCGGAACATCTTCTCGCCGCTGATCGGCGTGCTGTCGAGTCCACAGGCGGACGAGATCTGCCACCGGAACAACCTCTCCTTCGTGGAACTCCTGCAGCCGTTCGCAAAGTTGCCAAATGATG CTCACTTTCGCGACGTGTCCGGAACGAGTGTATCGGTGCGTGGACTCCGTCTCAACTTCTGTGATGTGGACTGGCGGCCGCCGCAAACTATTTTGGCCAGGAAGATGCTCAACGAGTCTCTGACCAACGCCCACAATGACAAAACCAGACTGGCTACCATAG CTGGCATAGACCTTGAGTTACCCACATCGGAACCATGGTTCGAGCAGTGGCGTGAGACCTTTTTAACTGTGCAATTTCCGGCGGATCATGAGTTCACCCGCCATTTATTAAGTTGTTTGCTAGTGCTTTCCAGCGCAGATCCCCAGATTGTGGAGACCGCCCACAAACTGGGACAACGTGTGCAGCAGATGCAGAGCATCACGCCCCAAAAGCTGCCCAAATGGTTCCATCCCACCGAGGTCCTAAATAGTTACGTGGTGCTGCACGAAGCTAGCCAGGGAGACTTGTCCAAGGCACAGCAGGGATTCGAGCTGCTTAAATCTACGTTTGGAGACAGCAAGTGTTTTCTGGTGTCGATCAACTCGCTGGATTCTCAGGGTGCAGCTGAGGTCCCAGATCACTGGGCAACGTTTATTAAAAGACAGCCTAAAAGTGATGCAAATCTACCCTCCACGGATCTTAGTGCACCGAAATCGCCACAGGAAGCAGTTTCTGTCATAAGTATGCCTGCCATGCAAATGTCACAGCTCCTGGAAGGAGTCAGTGCTCAAGAAAGCGATTTGGCCATGCTTCATCCACTGAGTCCCATGCAGGAAAGCGCCACAGAGGCgattaattcaaaatttagCATCAGCAGCGAGAGTATTGCCTCTCAAACAATCAATCCCAATGTTTGGGGAAATGAATTAGAGCCGGATGCACCTCACGGCGGATGTCTCACCAGTCGGGACATTGACAACCTACGACACTTTGTGCAGGACTACGCTGTTCGAGCATTGATTCCCTACATCGAGCATCTGGTGGCTATTCTCGCCGAGGGTGTGACGAACAAAAAGGGCGTCAGCAAGTCGCTGTTAAGCGCTACGAAACGATGGTTTGTCACTAGCAAgccgggagcaggagcaaacAATCAAAATGCAGTCAT CTACACCAATGAATCTGCGGAGCTTCAAACACGAAAGTTGGGCGATCTCTACTTCATGTTTGGTCACTACAATTTGGCTTTCCAATCCTACCACCAAGCCAAGCGCGACTTCAATGCGGATTCAGCGTGGCAATACTATGCGGGAGCCCTGGAAATGGCTGCCCTATCCGCCTTCATGCTGGGTACTGCCCAAAGAAAGACATATGACTACATGGAGGATGCAATTGTGTGTTATCTCACAGTGTGCAA ATTACAGCAATTTGCGACCAGAGCTACGCTCCTCAGCATGGAATGTTTAAAAACAGCGCGACTATATAGTGAAGTGGCGAAGCAACTGATTCGCATGACCAACGAGGAATCAGATCTTCGCTCAGCCCTCTTACTGGAGCAGGCAGCCTACTGTTTTCTGGTGACCCAACCGCCAATGCACAGGAAGTATGCCTTCCATATCGTGCTGGCCGGGAATCGTTATTCCCGAGCTGGACAAAGAAAGCATGCATACCGTTGCTATCGCCAGGCCTATCAGGTTTTCCAAAAGCGCGAGTGGAGCTTGGCTGAGGACCACATTCAATATACGGTGGCCAAGCAGGCCTACATGCTAAAACAACTTGAGGAGGCCAGTCGATCTTTCGCCCATTTACTGAGACCTGGAAGCCTTCAAAGTGCCCAGCAGCAGACCAGTTTCTTAAAGGAGTACATTCAGACTCAGAAT GAACTTGTTAAGCGAAGTCCTGAGCTGGGATTACTACCACATGCCTTACCCCAAGTAGTGCAATCTTCCGTTCGTGTTCTTACTTTAGTGCAATCACCGTCGGCTGTGGCACCTCATGTGCCGGCCACCAACATAGACATCAACTCAAATCTGACTGCAGATGAGCCCATTTGGAACAAGATTGAAGAGATGCTTGTGATCACGGCTGCCAATAATAAGCCCTTTGTCTTTAAACCCTCTAGATATTTGTACACTAAACAGCAGCCTGCATTGGAAACTCCAGTAGCCGTGCAAGGTGAACCCATTGAGCTAGCTGTAACCCTCTCAAATAGCGTTCGATGTGGAATAGCCCTATCCGAGATTGACCTACTGTGGAAACTCACACTGGACAATGATGAGGTGCTCTCCAACGCCTGTACTTATGAGGAATCATCGGATAGTGCTAATAAAATAGCAGTAGGAGCAGCAATCAAAACGAGCTGCGTGGCTTCCATCAAATTGGCCGAACAGGCCGAAGAAACTTTGCACTTTAAGCTGACTCCCAAGTTGACCGGACGTCTGAGTATTTTGGGAATCGTTTGCCGAGTAGCAGCCGGTGCGGATCCTGCAGCCAGCCTCCTGGGTACCTTACAGTTTGAAACCCAAAAGATCAGGCCTCACAATGCCAAGCAATCCTCGCAGACCGTTTTGGACAACAGATTAACTATCAAACTGGTTCCCCAACTGCCCGCCATGAATGTAAGCTTTACTCCCGTTCCCAGTCGACTGTTGGCTGGTGAAATTGTTCCCGTTCATGTAACTCTTCGGAATCTGGGAATTGCTCCGATTGAAGAGATCTATTTGGGATGCGATAACCCGCGCTGTGTGTCCCTTTTGGATCAGCACAGCCAAATGCCACTGGCTATGATGAGTT CTCTTCGCAATCTTTCCAACGACAAGCTAGTTAAGGATAAGGAAATCCGAGGACAGCGAGTTTACCGATTACTTAACCGGCCTGGGCTGGCTGCCCTAGACGCCCAGCAAGTTCAAACCATCTCCTTGTGGGTGCAGGCTCCACACCAGGCGGGACCCTTTACCTTACGCCTACTATTTTATTACTCCTTGCCAACGGTAGCAAATTCGCCCATTAAATATCGATTGGTTCGGCATATTTGGCAGCTGCAGGTAGAGAGTTGCCTGCAGGCAGACTCCACTTGTGTGGTCAGCAATGCGGTTACCAATGAACTGGGACTGGATGTGAACGTTAGGAACCAGCATGCAGTGGAGGGAACGGAAGTGTACATCAACTCTATTTCATTGTACTCCAAGGAATTTAAGTTGAATCCGGATAAACTATATA taATGAACAGTATGGGAGTCAGCCCGGGACAGGCTGGAGCACAGTGCCTCAAGTCTTCCATTTGCTGCAATTTCCAGTGCCGCCTTCTCGAGAAAGAAACACAAGAAGAATACAAAGACATTCCATCGATTAAAACATTGCTTCATTCGCGACTTTCCCATTTAAAGATCCTGCCGGCCCAGCACGCTCAGCAGGTGGAGCAGCACATGCCTCCGATACACGACCCGCACAGCTTCCTCACCAACGAAGAGACGGTGTATTTCAATACCAACATCTCCTCGGAAGAGTTCAACGCAAGCGTAGCTGACTATGTACCGCACGCCACATTGGTCCTCAGTTGGAGCGCCCTGGTAGCTAGGGAGGAGGGGCAGCGCTTGGCCTGTGGCTTGCACTTTATTAAGCTTTACAAACTATTTGAGACTGGGCACTGTCCAGCGGCGCCAACAGCTTCTTTCCTTCGAAGGAGACATTCTTCTGACGACACCTTAGATAACCGACGGGAGTTTCCACTACCCGAGGGAGCGCTAAATAATGAGGATGCTTGGCAGCCCCTGGCGGATGCTGATGAAGAAGACTACTGGGAGCCCAATGAAAACTATGTGGGCCAACGGTGTCTACTGGAGGATGAGAGCTTTGTAATGGCAGTTAAAGCTTAA
- the LOC6738715 gene encoding histone chaperone asf1, whose translation MAKVHITNVVVLDNPSSFFNPFQFELTFECIEELKEDLEWKMIYVGSAESEEHDQVLDTIYVGPVPEGRHIFVFQADPPDVSKIPEPDAVGVTIVLLTCSYRGQEFVRVGYYVNNDYADPEMRENPPTKPLFEKLTRNILASKPRVTRFKINWDYGHINGNGNGVENGHQDEMATDGPSTSEAASVVVHPEDDNSLAMPMENGIKALNENSNSLAMEC comes from the coding sequence ATGGCCAAGGTGCACATCACCAACGTGGTGGTGCTGGACAACCCGAGCAGCTTCTTCAACCCCTTTCAGTTCGAACTCACGTTCGAGTGCATTGAGGAGCTGAAGGAGGATCTGGAGTGGAAGATGATCTACGTAGGCTCGGCGGAGTCCGAGGAGCACGACCAGGTGCTGGACACCATATACGTGGGACCAGTGCCTGAGGGGCGACACATCTTTGTTTTCCAGGCGGATCCGCCAGACGTCAGCAAGATCCCGGAACCGGATGCGGTGGGCGTTACCATTGTTCTGCTTACCTGCTCCTACCGCGGCCAGGAGTTCGTCCGCGTGGGCTACTATGTGAATAACGACTACGCTGACCCGGAGATGCGCGAGAACCCGCCAACGAAACCTCTTTTCGAGAAGCTGACGCGAAACATCCTGGCCAGCAAGCCGCGCGTCACCCGCTTCAAAATCAATTGGGACTACGGGCACATCAACGGGAATGGAAACGGCGTGGAGAACGGCCATCAAGATGAGATGGCCACCGATGGACCGTCCACATCGGAGGCGGCTTCAGTAGTTGTCCATCCCGAAGATGACAATAGTTTGGCCATGCCAATGGAGAACGGAATCAAGGCCTTAAACGAGAACTCCAACTCATTGGCCATGGAATGTTGA
- the LOC6738716 gene encoding uncharacterized protein LOC6738716 codes for MPISQHDLGRLASAPSSKSNSSNTYLSYSDLDLGSKSCGEGSLRAEPSCDHWKFCEKVPNRSDVEADSLGCPVGLVCSNATVNNPCGSSPKQEEANVLNFATYLKAFALIYVLPETDWTAEKIDMLLEEGTELFRASSDVNQGHDDPDENKLLEPEIYTNEEKRIKRNFNLEGHTFTLALEPRYLGVGSKPLDQQPPHTIKHLGTILQNFFKSSRYCLLLTRVGHLLIWRRKRVFFVLDVKGRAKDDLATVKDNGVAMLVCLKSIDNVVHLASNLSGISPRDEFSIRELVVVRLETPDGRIYMRDTSHRSIEFKVVNKSYAYLKGTLHLSLNRDDPVRNRSSLMVAVGSVLASKIDHPANWDTNMLDRLISYGVELCRSCWADCLRDRRPIDLDTFPTQLRMGQFVLELKLIPNVRTGHWRCGVRIIGTEFEAHVSQALKERGNVVFQINNQMYAIWLKDGFYYLVDPYRHTIVGTHVAEDKAEGAKWATVRMFRDQLTMLSVFHQLLKESNRQSAYYVHVVRIRNLAECPEGYALVPMPDGKDNCEVKSLNETILFNDQQCVRVCNKTLAEISDYEEDVVSLLTDKSDIDHFQILDEQQNAGAECEFCEEEFRTESLKRRSKNKITSSKSRVGLSKREQDSKDTSGKRSATRQAGGRSSSTKSPGLTKSRENTSNTMAKRSVIPSKQTELGTHSPPSKAHVKATPNVAPPSSSRILKSTIKPREVGGRSSNRSHNNTLGRSRSREVPLPERITTKKRQFKRQTGGMCSTDPLPTSPERCKPREVPSPGKTIKKIVKSSRQTGGTALSPSPEVSSLRYRSKEDVTSGKIMIKSENTKDSGSPVKPHLRSKSRNRSPGKCSPRRTPSSKMAPKVDDSKGANAAPDLSIPKEAIGTQVANKEASNRKRAIGCKGVMLLRKVNMKTITAIDPSKNEKKEETQTHMLQQSVDKSKCLGVAPLAAAHLNTPAASNFVNELDQMEKPPSPKMNVRNAEQYIEQPKHFCCRGADEDSMEGIGSRMPVRFPGFSRVPQLLAVAGSESGTVESLNRVLGSAFKVANRVLTMTPWGNYVVFRHHPTDRSESAATWFYVFDGCTCDIDRFRHLDLSTGTAGLIAFRKQSEVVCHIIDSREEKAFKMLRSGQVDPPHKRIQRLLAH; via the exons ATGCCGATCAGCCAACACGATCTTGGCCGTTTAGCCAGCGCCCCGAGCAGCAAGAGCAACTCGAGCAATAC ATATCTCAGCTATTCGGATCTAGATCTGGGCAGCAAGTCTTGCGGCGAAGGATCTCTGAGAGCGGAACCTAGCTGCGATCACTGGAAGTTCTGCGAGAAGGTGCCCAATCGCTCGGACGTGGAGGCCGACTCATTGGGCTGTCCTGTGGGTCTCGTCTGCTCAAATGCCACCGTAAACAATCCCTGCGGAAGTTCTCCCAAGCAGGAGGAGGCGAATGTTCTTAATTTCGCCACCTATCTGAAGGCATTCGCCTTGATTTATGTCCTGCCCGAAACGGACTGGACGGCAGAGAAGATCGACATGCTGCTGGAGGAGGGCACGGAATTATTTCGGGCCAGCTCGGATGTGAATCAAGGGCACGACGACCCCGACGAAAACAAACTACTGGAGCCGGAGATCTACACCAACGAAGAGAAGCGGATCAAGAGAAATTTCAACCTAGAAGGCCACACCTTCACTTTGGCATTGGAACCCCGCTATCTGGGGGTAGGATCAAAGCCCCTGGACCAGCAGCCGCCGCATACCATCAAACATCTAGGGACAATTTTACAGAATTTCTTCAAGTCCAGCCGCTACTGTCTTCTTCTTACCCGAGTGGGTCACTTGCTCATCTGGCGCCGTAAAAGGGTTTTTTTCGTCCTTGACGTTAAGGGCAGAGCCAAGGATGACCTGGCAACCGTAAAGGATAACGGGGTGGCAATGCTAGTATGCCTGAAGTCCATTGATAATGTTGTCCATCTGGCCAGTAACTTGAGCGGAATCTCTCCGCGAGATGAGTTCAGCATCCGGGAACTGGTGGTTGTGCGCCTAGAGACCCCGGATGGACGCATCTATATGCGCGACACCAGCCATCGATCCATCGAATTCAAGGTGGTAAACAAGAGTTATGCCTATCTGAAGGGCACACTGCATCTGTCGTTAAACCGCGACGATCCGGTGAGGAATCGCAGTAGCCTTATGGTGGCCGTGGGCTCGGTCCTGGCCAGCAAAATCGATCACCCGGCCAACTGGGACACTAATATGCTGGATCGTTTAATCAGCTATGGAGTGGAATTGTGCAGAAGTTGCTGGGCGGATTGCTTGAGGGATCGACGACCCATTGACCTGGACACCTTTCCGACCCAACTTAGAATGGGACAGTTTGTGTTGGAGCTCAAGCTAATTCCGAATGTGAGAACGGGTCACTGGAGGTGTGGCGTCCGCATCATTGGTACCGAATTCGAAGCTCACGTCTCGCAGGCTCTCAAGGAGCGTGGCAACGTGGTGTTCCAGATCAACAATCAAATGTATGCCATTTGGCTTAAGGATGGGTTCTACTACCTCGTCGATCCCTATCGCCACACCATCGTGGGCACCCATGTGGCGGAGGACAAGGCTGAGGGCGCCAAGTGGGCCACGGTGCGCATGTTTCGCGACCAGCTGACCATGCTCAGCGTGTTCCACCAGCTGCTGAAGGAGTCCAACCGGCAGTCTGCCTACTATGTCCACGtggtgcgtatacgtaatctcGCCGAGTGTCCAGAGGGATACGCCCTGGTGCCTATGCCCGATGGTAAGGACAACTGCGAGGTAAAGTCCCTGAACGAAACCATCCTGTTTAATGATCAGCAATGCGTCAGGGTGTGTAACAAAACCCTGGCGGAGATCAGCGACTATGAGGAGGATGTGGTTAGTCTTCTTACAGATAAATCCGACATTGATCATTTTCAAATCCTGGATGAGCAGCAGAATGCAGGGGCAGAGTGCGAATTTTGTGAGGAAGAGTTCCGCACGGAATCCTTAAAGAGACGATCCAAGAACAAAATTACTAGTTCGAAAAGCAGAGTCGGTCTTTCCAAAAGAGAGCAAGACTCAAAGGACACCTCCGGCAAAAGGTCTGCCACCAGGCAAGCAGGTGGCAGATCCTCATCCACAAAGTCACCTGGCCTTACCAAATCTAGAGAAAATACATCAAATACGATGGCAAAAAGAAGCGTGATCCCCTCAAAGCAAACTGAACTCGGGACCCATTCTCCTCCATCAAAGGCTCATGTAAAGGCCACACCTAACGTAGCACCACCTTCTTCTAGCAGGATTCTGAAAAGCACTATAAAGCCTAGGGAAGTTGGAGGCAGATCGTCCAACCGTTCTCACAACAACACTCTTGGACGTTCTAGATCTAGAGAAGTGCCACTTCCTGAGAGgattacaacaaaaaaaaggcagTTCAAAAGGCAGACTGGAGGCATGTGTTCTACAGATCCTCTTCCCACTTCCCCCGAACGTTGTAAACCCAGAGAAGTGCCTTCTCCTggtaaaactataaaaaagaTTGTAAAATCATCCAGACAAACTGGTGGCACAGCTCTCAGTCCTTCTCCGGAAGTATCCTCACTACGATACAGATCCAAGGAAGATGTTACTTCTGGAAAGATTATGATAAAATCCGAAAATACTAAGGACAGTGGCTCACCCGTAAAGCCCCATTTACGTTCCAAGTCTAGAAACAGGTCACCTGGTAAGTGTTCACCACGCCGAACCCCATCAAGCAAGATGGCTCCCAAGGTAGATGATTCCAAGGGAGCAAACGCCGCCCCCGACTTATCGATCCCCAAAGAAGCCATTGGTACACAGGTGGCCAATAAGGAAGCCAGCAACAGAAAGAGAGCAATTGGCTGCAAGGGAGTAATGCTTCTGCGAAAAGTAAATATGAAAACGATCACCGCCATTGACCCTTcgaaaaatgagaaaaaggAGGAGACTCAAACTCACATGCTGCAGCAATCCGTGGATAAGTCTAAATGTCTGGGCGTAGCTCCTTTGGCCGCAGCCCACCTGAATACACCGGCGGCCTCCAACTTTGTCAACGAACTAGACCAAATGGAAAAACCCCCATCCCCAAAGATGAATGTTCGGAATGCAGAGCAATATATCGAACAACCCAAACACTTTTGCTGTCGTGGTGCTGATGAGGATTCCATGGAGGGAATCGGGTCCCGAATGCCGGTCAGATTTCCCGGCTTTAGTCGAGTGCCCCAGCTCCTGGCCGTCGCCGGATCCGAGAGTGGAACCGTGGAGAGCCTGAACCGGGTGCTGGGCTCCGCCTTCAAAGTGGCCAACCGGGTGCTCACGATGACGCCGTGGGGCAACTATGTGGTCTTCAGGCATCATCCAACCGACAGGTCGGAGTCGGCGGCCACGTGGTTCTACGTTTTCGATGGCTGCACCTGCGACATCGATCGCTTCCGCCACCTCGATCTCTCCACGGGCACGGCTGGATTGATCGCGTTCCGCAAGCAATCCGAAGTTGTGTGCCACATTATCGATTCGCGGGAGGAGAAGGCATTCAAGATGCTGCGTTCCGGACAGGTGGATCCTCCCCACAAGAGGATACAAAGGCTGTTGGCTCACTGA